The nucleotide window TGCTTCGCGTTTTCAAACGCTTTGAATTCCAATTTGTACGCCAACTCATCTACCAATTGGGTGATGTTTTTGGAACGCTCAGAATCGGGATATTCATTCAGGAAATTCTGTAGTTCTGTGATTGCAGACTCAGTATTGCTTTGGTCGAGGTTGTACTGCAAAGAGCCTTCGTAGTAACAAAGAGCCGAAAGATAAGCTGCCTCCTCCTTTCTTGGGTCCTGAGGAAAACTGATCACGAAATTCTTAAACTGATTGGCTGCGAGTCTGTAATTCTTGTCATAATAGTTGGAGTAGGCAGAGTTGAATACCACATTGGGCGCATCATCTGTACCGGCAACTAGATTTGGTAATCTATCGTACAATGCCAAAGCATCTGACCATTTTTTCTTTGCGAATTTTTCATTGGCAACCTTCAAGATAAAATCTTTGTCGGCACTCTTCATAGCCTGATCCATTTCTGTTTTGCAAGACAGCAAAATCACAGACAACACTAATAAACTAATATATTTCTTCATAATTCCCGCCAGAATAAATCTGTCACTTGATTGTAATTAATTTGCAAAAATAAAACTTTTTTCTGCAATAGCTTTTTTTTATGAAAGATTAACGTTTTTCTTATTAATATATTAAATATTGATCCAGAATTTCAAAAACTTTAGAACAATCCGTCATTCCAAGTTTCGGACTATCAATAAATAGTGTATTTTTGCAAATTACAAGAATTTTAAATGAAAAACATCAGGAACTTCTGCATCATTGCACATATCGACCACGGTAAAAGTACATTGGCAGATCGTCTTTTAGAATATACCAACACCGTTACCCAAAGGGAATTGCAGTCGCAAACCTTGGATGATATGGATCTGGAAAAAGAACGCGGTATCACCATCAAGTCTCACGCGATCCAAATGGATTATGAGCTGAATGGCGAAAAATACATCTTAAACCTTATCGACACGCCAGGACACGTGGATTTCTCTTACGAAGTTTCCCGTTCCATCGCGGCTTGCGAAGGTGCATTGTTAATTGTTGATGCGGCGCAAAGTATTCAGGCGCAGACCATCAGTAATTTGTATCTGGCTTTAGAAAACGATTTGGAAATTATTCCAATCCTTAATAAAATCGATCTTCCATCTGCAAATCCGGAAGAAGTGACCGACGAGATCATGGGACTTCTAGGTTGCAAATACGAAGATGTTCTTAGAGTTTCAGGGAAAACGGGTGAAGGTGTTCACGAATTGCTAGAGCAAATTGTAAAGAGAGTTCCGCCACCAGTTGGAGATCCGAAAGCGCCACTTCAGGCATTGATCTTTGATTCTGTTTACAATCCTTTCCGAGGAATTGAAGCTTATTTCAAAGTGGTAAACGGAAGTATTTCTAAAAACGAAAAGATCAAATTCTTCGCTACAGGGAAAGAATACGGCGCAGACGAAGTTGGAACTTTAAAGCTAAAACAGCTTCCAAAGAAAACCATCGAATGCGGTGATGTAGGTTACATCATTTCCGGGATCAAAGATGCCCGCGAAGTAAAAGTGGGTGACACAATTACGTCTTTCGTAAATCCTGCATCAGAAGCCATCGACGGTTTTGAAGAGGTGAAACCAATGGTTTTTGCCGGAATCTATCCAATCGAATCTGAGGATTTTGAGGAGTTGAGATTCTCATTAGAAAAATTAAGACTGAATGACGCTTCTTTGGTTTTCGAGCCGGAAAGTTCTGCAGCACTTGGTTTTGGTTTCCGTTGCGGATTCTTGGGAATGTTGCATATGGAAATCGTTCAGGAACGTCTAGACCGCGAATTCAATATGGATGTGATCACGACGGTTCCCAACGTTTCGTACCACGGTTTCTCCAAAAAAGAACCAGACACACCCATCTTGATTAACAACCCATCCGAAATGATCGACCCGAATCTTTTGGACAGAGTGGAAGAACCTTATATCAAAGCTTCTATCATTACAAAATCTGATTTCGTAGGCGGAGTTATGACACTATGTATCGAGAAAAGAGGCGAGATTGTCAACCAAAGTTATTTGACGGCGGACAGAGTAGAATTGACTTTCAATATGCCTTTGGCAGAAGTTGTTTTCGATTTTTATGACAGGCTGAAATCTATTTCAAAAGGTTACGCTTCATTCGATTATTCTCCGATCGGGATGCGTGCTTCTAAGTTGGTGAAAATGGATATTTTGATAAATGGTGATATGGTGGATGCTTTATCCTCATTGATCCACGATAGCAACGCGTTCTACATCGGAAAGAGAATGTGCGAGAAATTGCGCGAACTGATTCCGAGACAACAGTTTGATATCGCTGTTCAGGCGGCTTTGGGAGCGAAAGTTATCGCTAGGGAAACCATCAAAGCTTTGAGAAAGGACGTTACCGCAAAATGTTACGGCGGTGATATTTCCAGAAAACGTAAGCTTCTTGAGAAACAGAAAGAAGGTAAGAAAAAGATGAAACAAATTGGTAGGGTAGAAGTTCCGCAGTCAGCATTTATGGCTGTTTTGAAGTTGAATGATTAATTTCCACATTCATTTATAAATTGTAATCCACTGAATTTTCAGTGGATTTTTTGTTTCAAAGCCTGAAAAGTATAACTTCGTGTATTCATAACGCAAACATACTATGCAAGATATAAAAGTCGCTGTAGATGCCGTCATTTTTGGATATTTTGATAAAGAAGATTTACAGATTCTTTTGATTGAAAGAAATATTGAGCCTTTCAAAGGCGGTTGGGCACTTCCGGGCGGTTTGGTTTTGGATAATGAAAATCTGGATGATGCCGTAAAAAGAGAATTGCACGAAGAAGCGGGCATTAAACCTGATTTTCTGGAACAATTATTTACTTTCGGAAATGTAGGTCGTGACCCCAGAAATCGTGTGGTTTCAATTGCTTATTTAGGTTTGGTCAATCCTTCTTATCACGAATTGTTTGCTGATTCTGACGCTGATGATGCACAATGGTTCAGCGTGAATCAGCTTCCAGAATTGGCTTTTGACCATCAGACTATTATTGACTTGGCGTTAAAAAGACTTCGTACAAAAATCCAATATCAACCCATTGGTTTCAATCTTTTAAATGATGAATTTGTATTCTCTGACCTCGAAAATCTTTACAAAACAATCATAGGGCAAGAAATAGACCGCCGGAATTTCCGAAAAAAAATTATGAGTTACGGACTTCTAAATGAGACCAAAAATTTCAAAAAAGAAGGAAGCGGAAGACCCGGAAAACTATTTACGTTCAATCAAGAAAAGTACAAAGAGCTGGAAGAGCAAGGCTTCTACTTTGAAATTAAATAAAATTTTATTTGATAATCAATCACTTAGTTTTTTTAGTGTTATTTTTACGCAAATAAATTTTGTCAATTAACTACAAGTCTATATATTTGTGTAATAATAACGCAATATGAAATATGCTTTACAAAATATAATAGAAAGATTTAAAGAAAACGAGAGACTTGACTTCCTTTTCTTTTGGGGACACACTGTGAAAGATGAAGTTACGAAATCCTGTTTCAGTCAATGGTTTCCGTGTAAATTTGAAGAAAACAGCATTGTCTACAAAACCGCGGAACATTATATGATGGCAAATAAAGCCAAGTTATTTAACGATGAAGAGATTTTAGAAAAAATTTTAAAATCGGAAATGCCAAATGAAGCAAAGAGCTTAGGTAGAAAAGTTAAAAATTTCGATGCTCAAGTTTGGGACGAGCACAAATATGAAATTGTGAAGCAAGCTAATATTCTGAAGTTTTCACAAAATCGAGAATTTAAAGATTTTCTTTTATCTACAAACAATAAAATTATAGTGGAAGCCAGCCCGTACGACACAATCTGGGGAATCGGAATGTTGGAATCTGATAAAAACATTAATAATCCTCTTCTGTGGAACGGCGAAAATTTATTGGGATTTGCTTTGATGGAAGTTCGGGATATGTTGAAAGATTAAATCAAAAAATGAAAC belongs to Chryseobacterium sp. KACC 21268 and includes:
- the lepA gene encoding translation elongation factor 4; translation: MKNIRNFCIIAHIDHGKSTLADRLLEYTNTVTQRELQSQTLDDMDLEKERGITIKSHAIQMDYELNGEKYILNLIDTPGHVDFSYEVSRSIAACEGALLIVDAAQSIQAQTISNLYLALENDLEIIPILNKIDLPSANPEEVTDEIMGLLGCKYEDVLRVSGKTGEGVHELLEQIVKRVPPPVGDPKAPLQALIFDSVYNPFRGIEAYFKVVNGSISKNEKIKFFATGKEYGADEVGTLKLKQLPKKTIECGDVGYIISGIKDAREVKVGDTITSFVNPASEAIDGFEEVKPMVFAGIYPIESEDFEELRFSLEKLRLNDASLVFEPESSAALGFGFRCGFLGMLHMEIVQERLDREFNMDVITTVPNVSYHGFSKKEPDTPILINNPSEMIDPNLLDRVEEPYIKASIITKSDFVGGVMTLCIEKRGEIVNQSYLTADRVELTFNMPLAEVVFDFYDRLKSISKGYASFDYSPIGMRASKLVKMDILINGDMVDALSSLIHDSNAFYIGKRMCEKLRELIPRQQFDIAVQAALGAKVIARETIKALRKDVTAKCYGGDISRKRKLLEKQKEGKKKMKQIGRVEVPQSAFMAVLKLND
- a CDS encoding NUDIX domain-containing protein, with protein sequence MQDIKVAVDAVIFGYFDKEDLQILLIERNIEPFKGGWALPGGLVLDNENLDDAVKRELHEEAGIKPDFLEQLFTFGNVGRDPRNRVVSIAYLGLVNPSYHELFADSDADDAQWFSVNQLPELAFDHQTIIDLALKRLRTKIQYQPIGFNLLNDEFVFSDLENLYKTIIGQEIDRRNFRKKIMSYGLLNETKNFKKEGSGRPGKLFTFNQEKYKELEEQGFYFEIK
- the bamD gene encoding outer membrane protein assembly factor BamD; this encodes MKKYISLLVLSVILLSCKTEMDQAMKSADKDFILKVANEKFAKKKWSDALALYDRLPNLVAGTDDAPNVVFNSAYSNYYDKNYRLAANQFKNFVISFPQDPRKEEAAYLSALCYYEGSLQYNLDQSNTESAITELQNFLNEYPDSERSKNITQLVDELAYKLEFKAFENAKQYYKMGEYKAAAVTFENVLEDFPATKLRPKIYDIILRSKYELAVNSIYDLKKERLDAAASYAVRVSSELPNSEYSKTADDLAAKLEAEKARFAILQADVEKRKAEYEAKVKNAEAKENEKKELAQDKHQAKMENSADQARRDSAKVNSTEPQATFKFKR
- a CDS encoding NADAR family protein, which gives rise to MKYALQNIIERFKENERLDFLFFWGHTVKDEVTKSCFSQWFPCKFEENSIVYKTAEHYMMANKAKLFNDEEILEKILKSEMPNEAKSLGRKVKNFDAQVWDEHKYEIVKQANILKFSQNREFKDFLLSTNNKIIVEASPYDTIWGIGMLESDKNINNPLLWNGENLLGFALMEVRDMLKD